A genome region from Hevea brasiliensis isolate MT/VB/25A 57/8 chromosome 9, ASM3005281v1, whole genome shotgun sequence includes the following:
- the LOC110665340 gene encoding uncharacterized protein LOC110665340 → METHNKILENQIAQQTSFSNSKAFGKLPSQSENPREQCNTVTLRSGKVMGKEHEIEVKLKEKKDECESESTSTKAKAIKEANEEKEDKKKIEEKYVPPAPYKPPLPFPQRFQKAQLDKQFGKFLEVLKKLYINIPFTDVISQMPSHAKFLRELLSNKRRLEDYETIALTKECSATLQNKLPPKLKDPGSFSIPCHIGETSIERALCDLGANVSLIPLSICEKLKVGDLKPTTISLQLADRSIKYPVGILENVPLKVGKFFIPMDFIVLEIKEDVRTPIILGRPFLTTAGANIDVKNGKLKLTVGEEEIKVDVIEHDAETEVTQLEENQAIPMQCNQHKVRKKKSASPSHLIDNEASKVKLKPPSKSLKRGDSSKVCNNILQDIVGILNKAIGIFTYNGKKLKYKFISAPVVKGGNIFQFQPP, encoded by the exons ATGGAAACACACAACAAGAtattagagaatcaaatagctcaacagaCTAGCTTTTCAaatagtaaagcttttgggaagcttcctagccaaTCTGAGAATCCAAGGGAGCAGTGCAATActgttactttaagaagtggaaagGTAATGGGGAAAGAACACGAAATTGAAGTAAagttgaaagaaaagaaagatgagTGTGAGAGTGAATCCACTTCAACTAAAGCTAAAGCTATTAAGGAAGCAAATGAAGAGaaagaagataaaaagaaaatagaagagaaaTATGTGCCTCCTGCACCGTACAAGCCACCATTGccctttcctcagagatttcagaaagcacAATTAGATAAACAGTTTGGGAAATTCCTTGAAGTTttgaagaagttgtatatcaacatTCCATTCACCGATGTCATTTCTCAAATGCCTTCTCATGCTAAGTTTTTAAGGGAGCTTTTATCAAATAAAAGAAGGTTGGAAGATTATGAAACTATTGCACTTACTAAGGAGTGCAGTGCTACATTGCAGAACAAGCTCCCACCTAAGCTGAAAGATCCTGGaagtttttccataccatgtcacattggagaAACAAGTATTGAGAGAGCATTATGTGACTTGGGGGCTAATGTTAGCTTGATTCCACTTTCCATATGTGAGAAGTTAAAGGTTGGAGATCTAAAGCCCACAACTATTTCTTtacagttagctgacagatctatAAAGTATCCAGTTGGGATTTTAGAGAATGTACCATTAAAAGTTGGGAAGTTTTTCATTCCAATGGATTTTATTGTACTAGAAATAAAGGAGGATGTAAGAACGCCCATCATACTTGGAAGGCCATTTTTAACCACTGCAGGAGCTAATATAGATGTAAAGAATGGGAAATTGAAGTTGACAGTGGGGGAGGAGGaaataaa GGTAGATGTTATAGAGCATGATGCTGAAACTGAAGTTACTCAACTAGAGGAAAATCAAGCTATTCCAATGCAATGCAATCAGCATAAAGTGCGAAAGAAAAAGTCAGCTTCACCATCTCATTTGATTGACAATGAAGCTTCGAAAGTTAAGCTCAAGCCtccatcaaaatcactcaaaagAGGAGATtcatctaaagtttgtaataatattcttCAAGATATAGTTGGGATTCTGAACAAAGCAATAGGTATTTTCACATATAATGGGAAAAAGTTGAAGTATAAATTCATTTCAGCACCTGTTGTGAAGGGAGGTAATATTTTCCAATTCCAACCACCATGA